Genomic segment of Salvia hispanica cultivar TCC Black 2014 chromosome 2, UniMelb_Shisp_WGS_1.0, whole genome shotgun sequence:
CAATAAAACAGTAAATCAAGCTAACTATTCATACACACATGCATAGTGCTTTCATCACTACTAAATGTTAATGATCAAGTAATGCTTAGTAGTAAATGCTAATGACCAAGTAATGTTATCCTTGGCTaatatgagtatatatataggtggTGTTCGCggtggcggatccagaaattTCAGATTGGGGGAGccataaataattatcaatttgaaaatttaaaattaaatttcattttttgctaaaaagtaagagagagagagagagagcaaaagtagagaagtaaaaagaaaataaagtaggtggagaataaagtaaaaaagatgcatttttgctaaaaaaggaaaaatgcttcacttataatgggacatcccaaaaaggaatatgactcgcttatcttggacgaatggagtataatagatatttttattttagtttagaaagagttttaaatattgaaaatactttatattttctatattatctCAAATATGTTTTACAATATTAtgtaaaaaacaaatgagaGAACATATAATagattattgtattttatagattaattagaaaccataaataataaaaatgattatatacAATGTATAACAAAAGTAAAACATTTggcaaattaaaataaaaatatataagaaatactccatttgtccccaattaaaagtcacacttttccatttcggtccgtccccaattaagagtcacactccATTtctaccataaatagtaagtaggtcccacattccactaactcaattcactcacattttattataaaaccaataaaaaaaaataggtcccacattccactaactttttcaacaacttttctttacatttcttaaaacccgtgcccggtcaaaatgTGACTtctaatcggggacggagggagtattagcgAAAAAGAGAGGGAAAACGCACTAGAGAGGAATTGAACTTAGATTCTTTACTCTAAAAGATTAACATTTTATCACTAGGCTATTTATGGTTTTGGGATATAGTTATACcccttatttttaattctatctGTTATTGAGCGTTCAGTTTTCTAGATAAAATAGCACCAAGATGTAATCCAGGCATAActtatgagattattttagttcaaGTGAGTttgctatgactaattatcacgTAACTATCCATTTATAACTAAGGTGTGAAATTTAATCTCCTGAATAATAATAcagtattccctccgttccattaTAAGTGGGACATTCTATTTTAGGTTAagacatttcttttactttatcatttcatctattttttctctctattttttttcacactcTTACTTTATACTCTCTTCATTTGAATTTAACAACTATCTAAAAACTTGTTCCCAAAAGAAATGAGTAcaatactatttaattatgagataCTTCATCCGTTCCATGATAGATATTATACTTTCTGTTTTAGTTTGTATCATAAAATATGTCggatctcttttttttttagattaagctctctcacatcaatattaaataaaatctcatgtcattTACCGAGTGTGCCATCTATAATTTTACAAACCAAACCTAGGTAATTGAGAATGAATTGTTAAAGAATGAAATCAACGtctaaactaaaattattattgcttAACAAATTAGGACTTAATTTACCTTGAATGGTTCAATAAAGTCGAAACAGAGTGATGCGTAATTAGATTAGCTGAATCAGCTGATGCAATTAGTGAACTTCTCCCGAAGCTGAAGAAACAGAGTGTATTCATTGAGGAGTTGGGGTTCTTCTCATTCCTTCGGAACTTCAAGGAACTCAGATCTATTTCCCTGGAATTTAGTGAAATTCAGCAGCAGTGTGAATGTAAAATGTGATTAggaatgatttaattataatgtTAGCATTCCAATtctaatttcacaaattagaCGGTTTTGTTTTTCTAGAATTGTGCTGATGAATTGGTCATATTTCTCATTTTGCTGACTGATTCAGTTTGTGCTTGATGGCGAAAACAAATGAATTGAAGATGAATTGGCTGGAGATGAAGGTATgttccttttaatttcttctgTGTATCTGAGTTTTACCTGATAAAATTGATTGTGTTTACATTGCTAGCTGAATCAGAGCTTGTCTTATCACTCGGTTGTTCTTCAGATTTACAATTCAGATTTAAAATAGCTTCATCTGCCACTCACAAGTACTTTAGTTAAGCCTTAAACTCACAACTATCTGTTTCTAGTTGTTTAGTTTCAATGAAAGGTTGGCTCTGTTTACTCATTGGTTTGAGTGAGCTGATAtactttgaataataaatttattagatCCATCCAGCTATTTTAAGGTTTGATGAGAGCTGAAGATAACTGCCTCGATTATTCTACTATTGTAAAAAGTAAAGTTGTCATTCCTGGTTAAAGAATCTTGTTTTAGTGGAAAAGGCTGGCTGAATTAATTGGCAAAAATGAGTAAATGCATATTGCCAAGCTGTATATGAAGTAGTCGCGTTTTAATGGTTGGCGACACGAGATATGACTTTCCGATTCTAGCCTTGTGCGTTCCAAATTGAAAGAAGGAATTTAGGGTTTTTCGCCGCCACTGCTTCTATTCCATTTACATAGCAGCAGAAGAGGTAAACATTCCCCCCTATGTTTTTCGTTCCATTACAATTAGTTTGTTTGATCTTCGTATCGAAATAACTGGTCATCTATTTTTTGGTTTCTTCGTTTGGATAGAAGCTTGGAATCGGAGATTTTGTTCACTTCTTACCGAGAGGTTTCTTTAAATTCTCTGTATTGATTTATTGCACAGACTGTAACAATAGATTAGTTAGATCTGGCAATTCATGATGTCGTGTATCAACTTTTCATGTTTTGGTTATCCATTTTGTGCCTTTCCATAATCTCCTACCTCTGTATTCATGATTGGTATTGTCTTGTTTAGATGTTGCTATCATGATGTCGTGTCGAGGATTGTCTGTGTCTTGAACTTAATTTATGGTTTGGGAAGTTTATTTGACTGTAACGAAGCCAACTTAGTCGAATTCATGTCTAATTTGTCTTGTATAGTTCGTGCAATCGTGCCTGCACAAAAAGGCCAACTTAGTTCACAACTCATGCACAATTTTGCACAATCCACACTGTCTAATGTGTtttttcaatcactttttaggccgttatttgaaaaaatgaaacaagcGAAAATGGAAGAAGGAAATGGGGTCGATCACTTTGCTCGCATCACAGAGGAACTACTCTCGTTGATATTAAGCCGGTTTGAAAACCTAAAGCATCTGTGTGGATACTCCCTTGTCTCGAAGCGTTTTGCTTTGGCTATTTATGAATTGAAATCTGTTCATTTGACTCTTCCAAGTACTACACACTCTACTGAATCAGCAGATGAAATCTGTGCACTTCTCCCTAAGCTGGCAGACGTCAAACTGGTTCTTCtctgatttgattttatgttaatttggtttgatatttttttcatctgtGAATGTTTCTATGATTTTGTACTTTGAACAAAGACTTAATCAACATATGAGCTacttttgcactatttttgtactatttttttgcaCTATATTTTTCACTATAATTGCACCattttactctttttgttATCCCTAAGCTGACAGGCTTTACCAGTGAAGAAATGAGTGAATTCATCAAGTTATCACCGATTAAGGAGTTGGGGTTCTTGTCATTCCTTCAGAACTTCAGGGAACTCAGATCTATTTCGTTGGACTTCACATGTCCTCGCAGCATCTGCAGTTCCTCACTTTGGAAAGTGAGGGTGAAATTCAGCAGTGGTGGAGCCATGGTGGAACTCTTTCTAGAACTACCAGCTTTTGTGCCTTGGGAGTATACTGGGGACAAAAAGGACTTGCGAGATCCGTTGTTGGAGTTTGTAGGTAAATATAAAGAATCATTTCCTTACTACTGATCCAAGTTTAACTATGCTGACATCAAACTGACTCTTCTCTCGTTTAGTTTAATGTTAATTTGGgactaagtttgatatttaTCTTCATCGGGGAATGTTTCTATCTATGGTTTTGTACGTTGCATTCTATTTTCAAATGGATGTTTCATGTTTGTATAATAATATCTCTGTCGTACTTTTGCACTATTTTCCCACTATTTCACTCTACTGAATCTGCTGATGAAATCTGTGAACTTCTCCCTAACCTGGCAGTCTTAAACTAGTTCTTCtctgatttgattttgtgttaATTTGGTTTggtatttatgattttgtacTTTGAACAAAGACTTAATCAACATATGAGCTacttttgcactatttttgtactatttttttgcactattttttcactatAATTGCACCattttactctttttcttatcacttttttactatttaaatctttaaattttatttttctctctgaTTCCTTGTcttttccccaattttttctctcatctctctctatttattaGATCCATCCAGCTAATTTAAGTTTTAGAGTCTGATATTGAAGGAGGGTCGATTTCATCAGCATTTTGGGTTGATGAAAGATGGTGATATCTGCCTCCATTATTCTACTATTGTAAAAAGTAAAGTTAGTCATTCCTGGTTAAAGAATCTTGTTTTAGTGGAAAAGGCTGACTGGCGGAATTAATCGGCAAAAATGAGTAAATGTATATTGCCAAGCTATATATGAAGCAGTATGTTTTAATGGAAGACAACACGAGATATGACCTTCGATTCTTATATAAATACGCCTTAAGCgttccaaattttattacGGAATATAGGGTTTTTCGCCGCCGCTGCTTCTATTGCATTTACATAGCAGCAGAAGAGGTAAACATTTCCCCCATgtttttctttccatttctttCGCTTACAATTAGTTTGTTTGATCTTCGTATCGAAATAACTGGTCATCTATTTTATGGTTTCTTCTTTTGGATAGAAGCATTCAAGCGTGGGATCTTGGATTCGGAGATTTTGTTCACTTCTTACCGAGAGGTTTCTTTAAATTCtcagtattaatttattgcacTCGACTGTTATAATAGATCTATGCATAATTAACATTGTTAATGTGTATCTTAGTTAGATCTGGCAATTCATGATGTTgcgttttattttatatatcatcTTTTCATGTTTTGTGTTATCCATTTTGTGCCTTTACATAATCTCCTTCCTCTGTATTCATGTTTGATATTGTCTTGTTTAGATCTTGCTAGCATGGATTCGCGTCGAGGATTGTCTGTGTCTTTAACTTAATTTATGGTTTGGGAAGTTTATTTGACTGTAATGAAGCCGAATTCATGTCTGGTTTGTTTTGTATAATTCATGCTATCGTGCCTACACAAAAGGCCAACTGAGTTCACAATTCATGCACGATTTGCGCTGTCTATTGTGTTTTTTCGGTTGAAATCTGTCACTTTATTATTGCCTCAGTCCTTATATCATATTGGGTGTGTATTTAAGCCATGTTagattgttattatttttacctTGCAATCTATCCTTTTAGGCtgttatttgaaaaaatggaacaagtgaaaatggaaaaaggaaatgggGTATCTTTTTCTAGTAGTTTAGTTGCCTCTGTTTCCTCATTGGCTTGAGTGATTTGACATGCTTTGAGTAATAAACTTATGAGATCCATCCagctattttaatttgagtcAAGGATTGTCTGTGTCTTGAACTTAATTTATGGTTTTGGAAGTTTATTTGACTGTAATGAAGCCAACTTAGTCGTATTCATGTCTGATTTTATCTTGTATAGTTCGTGCAATCGTGTCTGCACAAAAAGGCCAACTTAGTTCACAATTCATGCACAATTTATGCACAATTCACACTGTCTAATGTGTTTTTTCAGTTGAAATCTGTCACTGTATTATTGCCTCAGTCCTTACATCATATTCGATAAGTATTTAAGCCATGATTAGATTGTTGAGATTTTGACCTTGAAATCTAACTTTTTAGGCcgttatttgaaaaaatgaaacaagcGAAAATGGAAGAAGGAAATGGGGTCGATCACTTTGCTCGCATCCCAGAGGAACTACTCTCGTTGATATTAAGCCGGTTTGAAAACCTAAAGCATCTGTGTGGATACTCCCTTGTCTCGAAGCGTTTTGCTTTGGCTATATATGAATTGAAGTCGGTTCATTTGACTCTTCCAAGTACTACACACTCTACTGAATCAGCTAATGAAATCTGTGGGCTTATCCCTAAGGTGGTTGGCTTCACCAGTGAAGAAATGAGTGCATTCATCAAGTCATCACCGATTAAGGAGTTGGGGTTCTTCTCATTCCTTCGGAACTTCAGGGAACTGAGATCTATTTCGTTGGACTTCACATGTCCTCGCAGCATCTGCAGTTCCTCACTTTTGAAAGTGTGGGTGAAATTCGGCAGCGGTGGAGCCATGATGGAACTCTTTCTAGAACTACCAGCTGTTGTGCATGAGGAGGCTTCATCATCTGACGAGTCTTCTTCATCTGATGACGAGGACCCATGCGCTGCACTAACAGACACAGGAATGCATGCACAGTCTCTCTTTCGATGTTGTTGTGTTTGGTTACTTGTGCAGTGTTTGCTCAGAAAATGCCACCCTTCACTTGCGAGTGTCACCATCACAAATAGCGAGAAAGAGGGGGGACAATTTGTGAACAATATAAATCTTCTTTTTCGGATAAACAAGTCGAATGAAACAGAACTATGCTCATTGAATCAGACACTTGTTGGATGTGTGACTCAAAAATCCCGGAATCAGGATAACTGGTGAAAGTGGTGAATCATGCGACGTTAGATCCGGTGGATGAACTAGATTCTGATCCAGGCGCGTTGGATGGCGATGATGTAGTGACTTGGGAGTATACTAGAATCGTTGTTGAAGTTTTTAGGTAAATATGGAGAAACATTTCCTTATCCACGTTTAACTTTGCCGAAACTAGCTCTtctttcatttgatttaatgttaatttgggactacattttgatatttatctTTATCTGAGAATGTCTCTATCTATATATGATTTTGTACTTAGAATAAAGACTTATCAACATTTAATGTACTTTTGCACTATTTTCGCACTAATTTGATAACTATTTTTGATCtaattttgcactatttttgCACTTATTTggcacatttttttttatcacttttttattattttaatctttatattttatttttctctctgaTTCCGTGTATCTTCCTCAATCATCCGTCTCAtcctctcctcctcctccttcagCATGGCCTCCTCTCGGATCAGCTCGCACACCCGCTCGTGTTTTCGTCACGGAGAATTCGCGATTGGACACCCTCCGATTGCTCGTGCTTTCGTCACTACCAGATCGCCGCGGAGCCATTTAATGATCAAGTAATGTTTAGTGGTAAATTAATGTCAATGATCAAGTATGGCTAATATGATTatgatatactaatatataggGGATTGAAATTGAAAGATTGAAGAAATAAATCCTAACACTAAAATTAAAACGATTAGGGTTTGATTCATACCCGCGTCAGCATAAACTTTggaaaggaaataaaaataaaacaaaatttttacaAATCATAGTCCGCTCCGATTTGAAACAAATGTTATTGCTGCAACTGCAAAACAAGGCTAAGGGAATGACCAAAAATACACACATGGAAATTTCTCCCAATAACTTATGTGAATTATGTGTATGTATATGAGTCATATCTAAACGAAATCTCTACAAATGTTACGTTAAAGTGATGCCATAACTTTCACCATGTTCTCAAACCATCTCGTCATTACTCATTAATCATtatcaatcaaaatattttgacCTAATTAAATAAGAAGTTATTCAAtctataaaaaagtaaaaaaaattgaaattaaatcataCTAGTAATATgttaacaaaaattgaagttatagctgaactttataatttgtagaatATAGATTTATAGGGAAATGATATGCTGAGCACCACCTCGAAGCACGTTTAacattgtttgttttgttttaattgattctaatatatttaaaatgttattaaaatttttaatttcacaaaatatatataaacaatacTCGATTTGTTCGTTTTCTCcgtaatttcaaataaatgaataaaatagcaaatctaactttgatttttctgaaattaaattttttaataacatttattattttttaaatttaaattacaatCCTTCGCATTATCTCTACTAGATTTTCAAATCCAATAGCTAGGAATTGGGGTTAGTTATGTAGCATTGAAAATTAGTATCACATCCCTGATTAATTGTACAGTATGGGAGTCTAAAAAATCTAGGACAAGTTAATGAATGATTTAAGATTCATATTGAAATAGAACTATTTATATTGATCTCTCACTCAATGAACACAATAGGCACATTGTAATTTGTACATCCATTTATATTGATCTCTCTCTCGATGAACACAATAAGCACATTCTGCATCCATTTAAATATCTTATTCCATTATTATCACACCTAGCTACGTGCCTCACTTTCAAAAACATCAAGAAAGACAGAATAATTACAGAAAATGCTCTCCCTGTTGATCAAGaatagtattccctccgtttcaATCAGAAGATTCAGAACTATGATCACATGTAAAAATGAACCAACATCAAATGTAGAAGAAGAAGGTCACATAAAATCTTGAACAAATCATGAACCACCGGAAACACTGCCGCTGAAAATCTCAATGGTATCCCCCGGGCCCACATGATGCCACCGGAAAGACCTGTCATCATCCATCACATTCTGcttaaaaatgaagaaataccCTTCCTTGGGCAGATTCATCTTCTGCAGCTTCTTCCTCAGCTCCCCCACATTCTCCCCCGGCCCCACCTCCACTCCCACCTTCTCCGCCCCATACTGCGCCACCACCCTCAACAACCCGCCCGCTCCGCCCGGGCCCATCCCCGGGCGGAGCCCCACGGCGACCTCGGAATTATTCCCGAGGTCGCACTCCCCGAGCGTCTTGTGGTCGGGAAGCTCGTTCCCGACCACAATCCGGGAGACGGGAGCATTCAACAGCTCGAGCTCGGTGATTTTTTCCTTGAGGCGGCGGACGGTGTCCTTGGCGTCGGCGTCGAGGGCGACGAGCTTGGGGGAGGAGGGGAGCTTCAACAGGAGGCGGAGCTTGGAGGGGGGGTGGTCGGgggggaggaggaggtggATGCGGGAGCGGTCGAGGATGTCGGAGTGgtggacgttgaggtcgtcgCGGAGGATGGCGCCGTTGAAGACGAGGGTTTGGAGGGGGGCGGGGAAGCCGTGCTCCTTCTGGATCTTCTCCTTGATTTCGAGGACGGTGTCGAAGTAGCCGACCTCGAGGCTGAAGGGGTTGGCGCCGTTGCTTCGGTAGAAGATGAGATCCATTTTCTtgggaggaagaggaagagggtTTTGGAGTAGAGTAACGGAATGCGACGGTTATGGGAATGCAGGTGGGCGTGAGGTTTAGTAGTGTTTTCCATTTATTTCGTGATTGccaacaaatttttatttttataatttcatcgAGGCAAAAGCTCAATTGGACGTTTAGAGCTCtaaattctttaaaatatgcattttttaggagtatttattatggttaaatataatttatggtttgtttgattaattatattcttCAATTGGCACtttaacttaatttatttgttgaattgtgatttttatcAAGTCTAAGTTGGCACTATACTTTTGATTGTCTTCAAAATCAGAACAAAATTCATTCAGAGTAGTTTGGTAATTTATAGGTGAAAGTGAAGAagttatgtactccctccgttccatagtaatccatagtaatagagtcattttgtactatggaacgaagaaAGTATAAAATAGTTGTATACTTAAAGTATAAATAGTCTTTTTGTCCTTATGTAGCAtactatatagtactccatgtaATACTTGTAGTTGTATTAAGAGCCCTCTCATTTAAAAGACCTAGTGTGTattctattttgtttattatttgtgGCTTTCATTGAATTGGTttacaaaagtaaaaacataTAGCCACCAAAAAACTGCagacatattttaaaattgaatgtggatatttataagaataaaatcaGCCCAACGGCCTAATTTCCCGTATTCCACCACAAAATTCAAGCCCAAACTAGTAATCCATTTTAATCGGGGCGGGTCGGATCCGACAGAAAGGTACAGGTGGACGGCCTAGATTGAACAATTCCAAATTCCTTATTCACCCTCTCTTTCGTGGCAGATAAACAAAACACGGAGGGTGTTTTCGTCTTTCAAGATTTCTCCATAAATCTCCCCTTCAAAACAATTTGAGGACTCAATCCTAGCCGTTGTTTTTTCGAATCGACGGTCAGATTTTATACAAGGaggtattttaaaattttaataattatattacacTCGCATCGCTTCCCCTTCTCTCCGCGAAAGCAAAATCGACTACTGTTGTTTCCGATTCTGTCTCTTCTTTGAAATCCAATCactttctcaatttttcaGATCCCTAAATTTTCGCATTCTGTTTCAAAACCCTAGCGATCGGCTGCTCAGCTCTCGTTTTTTTCTCAGTGCATTGCGCCGATCGCCGCTTTGTTTCTGGAATTCAGTCCCGATTGATGATTCCTGGTATGTAGTGCTTCTTTAATTGTTTGCTACAGTGGCTGATTCAATCCTGATTTCGGTGGACTGGATAGTGAAGCGATATGCACGCGCCGCGCACACATTTTCGCGCCAGAATTGAGCAATTTGTGAATTCGTTTCAGTGAAGGGGTGATGCGAATTGGAGGATGAACGATGCCGGTGCTGCGTGGCAGAGGCCGGAGAGGGAAGCAGCAGCTGGACCACCCGCAACTGCCGATTAACAGTAATCGGAATCGGGGGAATAAGAGAAATCGGCAGGCGGCGGAGGAAAACGCGGCGATAGCTACGCGTACGAGGAGgaggacggcggcggcggcggcggtggttgCGGCACCCGTTGAGGAAGAATTAGTCGCTGCACCTGTGGTTGAAGAGGATAAGCAGGTTCTGGAGGAGGTCGGCGAGAAACCGATGGATAGCGGCGGCAAAAGCCCAGGCAAAGGGAATATGCCTGAAGATGATTTTGCTTCCCCTCCTCTCCCTGAGAAGGtgagaatttttaatttttttcacgtTGATTTTTCTTGCTAGCTTGCACTATGGGAAGATGATGAATAGATGATGATGGTTTATGCATGGATGTATTTGATACTATCATTGCTGGTTTTAAGTTAAAGATTGAAGCTTTTTAATGGCCGAGGAAAGtgaagatttaatttttattgaagaTTGCATTGGCTATCTCAAAATGTTTAATTGGTTTTGGGCACTTGTTAATGTCTGCTGTCGCCATTTATGTATCTGATTTTATGTCAATATTATCTGGTATAAGAAACATTTTTGCACTTTGGAAGTCACCAGTGGCACTCACACTTTACATAAACCTGGTCAAAAAATCACTAGCTTCTATTGGACTCGTCTGTTTAACCAATGGATTCTTGTGAAACATGCTGGTGAATGGTGATGGATTTGGTTATCTTAGTTTTTCACGATATCGTGGACAATACTGGAATCTTGAAAGATCGCCATTAGAAGCATTTATTAGGAGAAGTAAACTATTGGGGATGAAGCACCATCTGATTAATAAAACCTGAAACATGAAAGATATATACTAGAGGCACTGATAGTAAGTGGAGTACGGTATTCAGATGATACAAAGCCATCTAGTGGAACCAATTGTTTGATAAATGTATGAGTTTTCCCTGCTTTCAGTCTATGCTGGTTGACAATTATGgccaattttatttgataattgaAGACATTGATATGACTGTTAACTGAAAAGGATCAAAAAGCATTGGTGTAGTAATATGTCTGCCGTTTGCATGTGAATTATATAGGTTCAGGTTGGTGGTTCACCAACATACAGACTTGAAAAAAAGCTGGGCAAGGGAGGTTTCGGACAAGTGTTTGTTGGTCGCCGTATCTCTGGTGGTAACATTAATGAAAGGACGGGTCCTGGAGCCGTAGAGGTACATATGTGCGCATTTTATGTGtgtgaaattataattgaccAAATGTTTTCTTACTCTAAAATTCTTGATCACCATAGGTGGccttaaaatttgaacatCGCAACAGTAAAGGATGCAATTATGGTCCACCTCCTGAGTGGCAAGTTTACAAGTAAGCATTTATGTTTGTTCTGGGTCAATTAGATGGTCGATGTATATCTTTTCTTATCTTTTGTACTGCATCATTAATAGTACTTTGGGAGGAAGCTACGGTGTTCCACGAGTCCACTACAAAGGCCGACAGGGTGACTATTACGTTATGGTAAGCATATGGTATATATGGtcccttttttaatttaccttTCCTTATAGGTTCTATAT
This window contains:
- the LOC125204248 gene encoding ubiquitin domain-containing protein 7SL RNA1-like, which translates into the protein MDLIFYRSNGANPFSLEVGYFDTVLEIKEKIQKEHGFPAPLQTLVFNGAILRDDLNVHHSDILDRSRIHLLLPPDHPPSKLRLLLKLPSSPKLVALDADAKDTVRRLKEKITELELLNAPVSRIVVGNELPDHKTLGECDLGNNSEVAVGLRPGMGPGGAGGLLRVVAQYGAEKVGVEVGPGENVGELRKKLQKMNLPKEGYFFIFKQNVMDDDRSFRWHHVGPGDTIEIFSGSVSGGS